The Blastocatellia bacterium genome includes a region encoding these proteins:
- a CDS encoding Rieske (2Fe-2S) protein codes for MSEFITAAKTSELAPGQGMVVEVAGRAIALFNCGGQYFALDNVCPHRGGPVGEGYVDCINGTVQCPWHGWTFALASGVSPVNVLAKVEAFDVQVEGDEIKVSLE; via the coding sequence ATGTCGGAATTCATCACGGCGGCAAAGACTTCGGAGCTTGCACCGGGGCAGGGAATGGTTGTCGAAGTCGCGGGCCGCGCCATCGCCTTGTTCAATTGCGGGGGCCAGTACTTCGCGCTCGACAACGTCTGCCCGCATCGCGGCGGGCCGGTTGGCGAAGGCTACGTCGACTGCATCAACGGCACCGTGCAGTGCCCGTGGCACGGCTGGACGTTTGCCCTGGCGAGCGGCGTTTCGCCGGTCAATGTGCTGGCCAAAGTCGAAGCCTTCGACGTTCAGGTTGAAGGCGACGAGATCAAGGTTTCGCTGGAGTAG
- a CDS encoding DNA alkylation repair protein, translating to MKLRSLGSPERAEMSKRYFKTGPGQYGEGDIFYGSSAAELRGLAKQYQALAEAQLLKLLRSPFHEERAVALLILVRRFAKADAAERKHIYDLYLAHTAFINNWDLVDVSAPHVVGAYLFDKSRKPLYRLARSRSLWERRISIVATAYFIRQHDFGDTLAIAERLLTDKEDLMHKAVGWMLREVGKRDGDAARRFLVAHYPRLPRTTLRYAIERFPEAERQAYLKGSI from the coding sequence ATGAAACTCAGAAGCCTCGGCAGCCCGGAGCGCGCCGAGATGTCGAAGCGTTACTTCAAGACAGGCCCCGGGCAGTACGGCGAAGGCGACATCTTTTACGGCAGCAGCGCGGCAGAGCTGCGCGGGCTGGCGAAGCAGTATCAGGCGCTTGCCGAAGCCCAACTCCTTAAGCTCTTGCGCTCGCCATTTCACGAAGAGCGCGCCGTCGCTTTGCTCATCCTGGTGCGCCGCTTCGCCAAAGCCGACGCGGCTGAGCGCAAGCACATCTACGACCTTTATCTGGCGCACACCGCTTTCATCAACAACTGGGACCTTGTGGACGTATCCGCGCCGCACGTCGTCGGCGCCTATCTGTTCGACAAAAGCCGCAAGCCGCTTTACAGGCTCGCCCGCTCGCGGAGCCTGTGGGAGCGGCGCATCAGCATCGTCGCGACGGCTTACTTCATCCGACAACATGATTTCGGCGACACGCTGGCCATTGCTGAACGTTTGCTCACGGACAAAGAAGACTTGATGCACAAAGCCGTGGGCTGGATGCTGCGTGAAGTCGGCAAACGCGATGGCGACGCGGCGCGCAGGTTTCTCGTCGCCCATTACCCGCGCCTGCCGCGTACCACGCTGCGCTATGCCATCGAGCGTTTTCCCGAAGCCGAGCGGCAGGCGTACCTGAAAGGCTCGATCTGA
- a CDS encoding glycerophosphodiester phosphodiesterase family protein has translation MPGSSLPLHARPQSVWRWLTLSLLLLLTVPATLAGRADQPARKPLLVAHRGASGYAPEHTLAAYEIAIQQGADFVEQDLQITKDGALICMHDPEMSRTTNVAEVFADRATVRDPEETGKPHRGYFVFDFTLAEIKRLDAGSWFNRANPFAARPEYAGQRVPTLEETIAFVGPRAGLYIELKHYPFYKRLGFDMAAQLVTMLKARGFERAPERIFIQSFFKEALLSMQQLAPRYRRVQLLPMEDAGRKDDSARITAQLAQEIARYAQGAGPNKSMLKDAADVATLHAAGLVIHPYTFRGQTLPVVRRPLDEKQANGASVRDNIITDIRRYLGYGIDGGFTDYPQLWREATR, from the coding sequence ATGCCTGGATCATCTCTGCCCTTACACGCCCGCCCGCAATCTGTCTGGCGCTGGCTGACGCTTTCGCTTCTGCTCCTGCTTACGGTTCCGGCGACTTTGGCAGGCCGCGCAGATCAACCGGCGCGCAAGCCGCTGCTCGTCGCCCACCGCGGCGCGTCCGGTTACGCGCCGGAGCATACGCTGGCGGCCTACGAAATCGCTATCCAGCAAGGAGCCGATTTCGTCGAGCAGGATTTGCAAATCACCAAAGACGGGGCGCTGATCTGCATGCACGACCCGGAGATGAGCCGCACGACGAACGTCGCCGAGGTCTTTGCTGACCGCGCCACCGTGCGCGACCCCGAAGAAACCGGCAAGCCGCACCGCGGCTATTTTGTGTTTGACTTTACGCTCGCTGAAATCAAGCGGCTCGACGCCGGCTCGTGGTTCAACCGCGCCAACCCGTTTGCGGCGCGACCGGAATACGCCGGCCAGCGCGTGCCGACGCTGGAAGAGACGATTGCCTTTGTCGGCCCGCGCGCCGGCCTTTACATCGAACTGAAGCATTATCCGTTTTACAAGCGGCTGGGGTTTGACATGGCCGCACAGCTCGTGACGATGCTGAAAGCGCGCGGCTTCGAGCGCGCGCCGGAGCGCATCTTCATCCAGTCATTCTTCAAAGAAGCGCTGCTCAGCATGCAGCAACTCGCGCCGCGCTACCGGCGTGTGCAGTTGCTGCCGATGGAAGACGCCGGGCGCAAGGATGATTCGGCCAGGATCACCGCTCAACTGGCGCAAGAGATTGCCCGCTATGCGCAAGGCGCGGGGCCGAACAAGTCCATGCTCAAAGACGCCGCCGACGTAGCGACGCTGCATGCCGCCGGCCTGGTCATTCACCCATACACTTTTCGCGGCCAGACGCTGCCGGTCGTGCGCCGCCCGCTCGACGAAAAACAGGCCAACGGCGCATCGGTGCGCGACAACATCATCACCGACATCCGGCGCTATCTCGGTTACGGCATAGATGGCGGCTTTACGGATTATCCGCAACTTTGGCGAGAAGCGACGCGGTGA
- a CDS encoding RNA-binding domain-containing protein — MARGKKFRPTRRIPDTERSLFEQKLTGRYTRTLDRTDLLNLVRGGEDTHLEFKIRLVNADKIAAEIVAMANAGGGAILFGVNDQRRVEGLDDPEQVEDELIDICRNQIKPAILPRLDKVAFDNGARIVVLQVDDRRAPYQTIDHRYYIRIGSTKREADGTEIAALFARSRVAALEDMPMTSTSIEDIDEALVWSYVRDLEGETFREPAGYPTAAAMRDLRLAADYGAAVTPTMAGFLLFGRSAAVERVLPQSRLTLMRYSGTALTAPIIEQVEFVGNITSLFDRAAQFIRRYVDLWDARPPRSAQTAAPGDEAAPVRARANYLRDAVLEGLTNLLVHRDYAMVAAPSRVLIFDDRMEMINACRTNGTTKKSVEYGATLRLNPRLHRVFTSPEYGIESARRGIPLLRREHFAFTRREPRLSLLNDEFRLELYGI, encoded by the coding sequence ATGGCACGGGGCAAAAAGTTCCGCCCGACGAGGCGCATCCCAGACACCGAGCGGTCGCTGTTCGAGCAAAAGCTGACAGGCCGCTACACACGCACCCTCGACCGCACGGACTTGCTCAATCTCGTCCGCGGCGGCGAAGACACTCACCTCGAATTCAAAATCCGTCTGGTCAACGCCGACAAGATCGCCGCGGAGATCGTGGCGATGGCGAATGCCGGCGGCGGCGCGATTCTTTTCGGCGTCAACGACCAGCGGCGCGTCGAAGGTCTGGACGATCCCGAACAGGTCGAAGACGAGCTGATCGATATCTGCCGCAACCAGATCAAGCCGGCCATCCTGCCGCGCCTGGATAAAGTCGCCTTTGACAACGGCGCGCGCATCGTCGTGCTGCAAGTGGATGATCGCCGCGCGCCTTATCAAACAATCGATCATCGCTACTACATCCGCATTGGCTCGACCAAGCGCGAAGCCGACGGCACAGAGATCGCCGCGCTGTTCGCGCGCTCGCGCGTCGCCGCGCTCGAAGACATGCCAATGACCAGTACGTCTATCGAAGACATTGACGAGGCGCTGGTCTGGAGCTACGTCCGCGATCTCGAAGGCGAAACTTTTCGCGAGCCTGCCGGCTACCCGACCGCCGCGGCCATGCGTGACCTCAGACTGGCGGCCGATTACGGCGCCGCGGTGACGCCGACGATGGCCGGCTTTTTACTCTTCGGTCGCAGCGCAGCGGTCGAGCGCGTGCTGCCGCAGAGCCGCCTGACGCTGATGCGTTATTCGGGCACGGCGCTGACCGCGCCGATCATCGAGCAGGTCGAATTCGTCGGCAACATCACCTCGCTGTTTGACCGCGCCGCGCAGTTCATTCGGCGCTATGTAGACCTCTGGGATGCGCGCCCGCCGCGCTCGGCGCAAACCGCCGCGCCCGGGGATGAAGCAGCGCCGGTACGCGCCCGCGCCAACTACCTGCGCGATGCGGTGCTGGAAGGGCTGACGAATCTGCTGGTGCATCGTGACTACGCGATGGTCGCCGCGCCGTCGCGGGTGTTGATCTTCGACGACCGCATGGAGATGATCAACGCCTGCCGCACGAATGGCACAACGAAGAAGTCGGTCGAGTATGGCGCAACCTTGCGCTTGAACCCGCGCCTGCATCGCGTCTTCACCAGTCCCGAATACGGCATCGAGTCGGCGCGACGCGGCATCCCATTGCTGCGCCGCGAGCATTTTGCCTTCACCCGCCGCGAACCGCGCCTGTCGCTGTTGAATGACGAATTCCGCCTTGAGCTTTACGGGATTTAA
- a CDS encoding VWA domain-containing protein, which translates to MPVIFRRSALALVIGFSLCLAVWPARASKADEQKAKHEKFGSSLKRLKWDKAKQAAVEKPEKANGKKPAAKDDAETPVKLKTLLVTFDVLVTDANHTRVIEGLGKDDFVVSEDDQPQLVATLARGDDVDMPRSIILLIDWSGSQRPFIETSIRAAQVLINQLNAADEMAIITDDVDLVCDFTHDKAKLAAALDKVEKRASDPNRHSHSWQFTALFAALRELISDEQRRPIIIFQTDGDQAVSFRDQPDAERFAFFSNGLASEDYGLGDIFDAAKKSRATIYSVMTNARLVGLPPSQLYQRGGELLQKWWHASIDPDNPRDAYKIKLYTDMFVEGQKAAGRVAMMTGGWMAYLERPEQAEGIYATILKDINQRYVIGYYPTNAARDGKPRHVKISVRNHPEYYVHGRNQYFAPDEP; encoded by the coding sequence ATGCCAGTCATTTTTCGCCGCAGCGCCCTTGCCCTGGTGATCGGCTTCAGCCTCTGTCTCGCCGTATGGCCTGCGCGCGCCTCGAAAGCCGATGAGCAGAAAGCCAAGCATGAGAAGTTCGGTTCCAGCCTCAAACGCTTGAAGTGGGATAAGGCGAAACAGGCTGCCGTCGAAAAGCCCGAAAAAGCAAACGGCAAGAAGCCGGCAGCCAAAGACGATGCCGAGACGCCGGTCAAGCTCAAGACTCTGCTTGTGACCTTTGATGTGCTGGTCACCGATGCCAATCACACACGCGTTATCGAAGGGCTCGGCAAAGATGACTTCGTCGTCAGCGAAGACGACCAGCCGCAATTGGTCGCGACCTTGGCGCGCGGCGATGATGTGGATATGCCGCGCTCGATCATCTTGCTGATCGATTGGAGCGGCAGCCAGCGCCCGTTTATCGAAACCAGCATCCGCGCCGCCCAGGTGCTGATCAATCAATTGAATGCCGCCGACGAGATGGCCATCATCACCGATGACGTAGACCTGGTGTGTGACTTTACCCATGACAAAGCGAAGCTCGCGGCGGCGCTCGACAAAGTCGAGAAGCGCGCGAGTGACCCCAACCGCCACAGTCATAGCTGGCAATTCACGGCGCTGTTTGCGGCGCTCCGCGAGTTGATTAGTGACGAGCAGCGCCGGCCCATCATCATCTTTCAAACCGACGGCGATCAGGCGGTGTCGTTCAGAGATCAGCCGGATGCCGAGCGCTTTGCCTTCTTCAGCAATGGCCTGGCTTCCGAAGATTATGGCCTCGGCGACATCTTTGACGCGGCTAAGAAATCGCGCGCCACGATCTATTCCGTCATGACCAATGCGCGCCTGGTCGGCCTGCCGCCCTCGCAGCTGTATCAGCGCGGCGGCGAGCTGTTGCAGAAGTGGTGGCACGCGTCCATCGATCCTGACAATCCGCGCGACGCTTACAAGATCAAACTCTACACGGATATGTTTGTCGAAGGGCAAAAGGCGGCGGGGCGCGTGGCAATGATGACCGGCGGCTGGATGGCGTACCTGGAAAGGCCCGAACAGGCCGAAGGCATCTACGCCACGATTCTCAAAGACATCAACCAACGATACGTCATCGGTTATTACCCGACGAACGCGGCGCGCGACGGCAAGCCGCGCCATGTCAAGATCAGCGTGCGCAACCACCCGGAATACTACGTCCACGGGCGCAACCAATACTTCGCGCCCGACGAGCCGTAG
- a CDS encoding helix-hairpin-helix domain-containing protein, with protein sequence MRRRLTIPALALVALLPAACNRKPEKLDAPAADNRNLAATATAHQPCVNLNRASAEELRQLPGIGEVMSRRIIEYREHHGPFRRPAEIIIIEGFSEKKYRAIADLICGE encoded by the coding sequence GTGAGAAGAAGACTGACAATCCCGGCTCTGGCGCTCGTGGCGCTTCTGCCGGCGGCTTGCAACCGCAAGCCCGAAAAGCTGGATGCGCCCGCCGCCGACAATCGCAATCTGGCCGCGACCGCCACCGCGCATCAACCGTGCGTGAATCTGAATCGAGCCAGCGCCGAAGAGCTGAGGCAACTGCCCGGCATCGGCGAAGTGATGAGCCGCCGCATCATCGAATACCGCGAGCATCATGGCCCATTTCGCCGTCCCGCCGAGATCATCATCATCGAAGGCTTCAGCGAGAAGAAGTACCGCGCCATCGCCGACCTCATCTGCGGGGAGTGA
- a CDS encoding DUF4436 family protein, which translates to MSAAQAQPASKRNIVGIIIAIVALLLLAVAYITVLRGYSQEGANRSFHISDKQTADNDYIKVDIKVIAVDPIKGDMTVRMAFDPEGEMAKDELSPAHDLTLYLNSATGKQEHKFEKGKRMNPMDVTISLDGQASDYPFDVHEAELTMIMTTPAAPEAKPEQPKAESGDEEHPTPKPPQKASIYDTNEPVPMAVEFEGSIPGLKLEAEKDKESEVGYTGIEMKISRSKTVVFFSTFVMVLMLCLMAVATVMMLRFWLGGRKIELGAMSLYGAMLFAFPAMRNSQPGVPPLGTYSDYLSFFWAEAMIAILLVTIITLWVVRRPS; encoded by the coding sequence ATGTCAGCAGCTCAGGCGCAGCCCGCCAGCAAGCGCAACATTGTGGGTATCATCATCGCCATCGTCGCGCTCCTCTTACTCGCCGTCGCCTATATAACCGTATTGCGCGGGTATAGTCAGGAGGGCGCCAACCGCTCGTTTCACATCTCGGACAAACAGACCGCCGACAACGACTACATCAAGGTAGACATCAAGGTCATTGCCGTTGATCCGATCAAAGGCGACATGACGGTGCGCATGGCTTTCGACCCCGAAGGCGAGATGGCCAAAGATGAGCTGTCGCCGGCCCATGACCTGACGCTCTACCTCAACAGCGCCACCGGCAAGCAGGAGCACAAGTTTGAAAAGGGCAAGCGCATGAACCCGATGGACGTGACGATCTCGCTCGATGGCCAGGCGAGCGATTATCCGTTCGACGTACACGAGGCGGAATTGACGATGATTATGACGACGCCGGCAGCGCCCGAAGCCAAGCCGGAGCAGCCCAAAGCTGAGAGCGGCGATGAAGAACACCCCACGCCGAAGCCGCCGCAGAAAGCCAGCATCTATGACACCAACGAGCCGGTGCCGATGGCGGTCGAGTTCGAAGGCTCGATCCCCGGCCTCAAGCTCGAAGCCGAGAAAGACAAAGAGAGCGAGGTCGGCTACACCGGCATCGAGATGAAGATTTCGCGCTCTAAGACGGTGGTCTTCTTCTCGACCTTCGTGATGGTGTTGATGCTCTGCCTGATGGCAGTGGCGACGGTGATGATGCTGCGCTTCTGGCTCGGCGGGCGTAAGATCGAACTCGGCGCGATGAGCCTGTACGGGGCGATGCTCTTCGCCTTCCCGGCCATGCGCAACAGCCAGCCGGGCGTGCCGCCGCTCGGCACTTACAGCGATTACCTCTCCTTCTTCTGGGCCGAGGCGATGATCGCCATCCTGCTGGTGACGATCATTACGCTGTGGGTCGTGCGCCGCCCATCGTAA
- a CDS encoding asparaginase, producing MSNPLPVLAEVRRGPIVESWHRGVIVIADPDGHLVFSYGDADLVTSTRSTIKPIQALPIILSGAADHYQLSPRELAVACASHEGEAIHTETAAHMLARVGLDESALRCGAHAPYHAATARQLERDGLPFNQLHNNCSGKHAGMLVTAVHRGLETEDYVAATHPVQLDIVEALARLGDLQAPLPTAIDGCSAPTFGVPLRGLAVAAARLANACCDGAAQVALDPETAAAARRLVNAMVAYPEMIGGTEGRFDTDLMRAARGKLMAKVGAEAVYSVSVLPSEKYPRGLGLAFKMEDGSYRGLGPTVVETLRQIGVLDETETMQLTTYHRPVIENRRGLHVGEVRAIFDLRLNQQ from the coding sequence ATGAGCAACCCGCTTCCCGTGCTCGCCGAAGTCCGGCGCGGCCCCATCGTCGAATCGTGGCATCGCGGCGTCATCGTCATCGCGGATCCCGACGGCCATCTCGTTTTCAGCTATGGCGACGCCGACCTCGTCACCTCGACGCGCTCGACCATCAAGCCCATTCAGGCGTTGCCCATCATTCTGAGCGGCGCGGCGGATCATTACCAGTTGTCGCCGCGCGAGCTGGCCGTCGCCTGCGCCTCGCACGAAGGCGAAGCGATTCACACCGAAACCGCCGCGCACATGCTGGCGCGTGTTGGCTTGGACGAATCGGCCCTGCGCTGCGGCGCGCACGCGCCGTATCACGCCGCGACCGCCCGCCAGCTTGAGCGCGACGGCCTGCCCTTCAATCAACTGCACAACAACTGTTCGGGCAAGCACGCAGGCATGCTGGTGACCGCCGTGCATCGCGGCCTTGAAACCGAAGACTATGTCGCGGCGACACATCCCGTGCAGCTCGACATCGTCGAGGCACTGGCGCGGCTCGGCGATCTGCAAGCGCCCTTGCCGACGGCGATTGACGGATGCAGTGCGCCGACCTTCGGCGTGCCTTTGCGCGGGCTTGCGGTCGCCGCCGCGCGACTCGCCAACGCCTGTTGCGACGGGGCGGCGCAGGTCGCGCTTGACCCTGAGACGGCGGCCGCCGCGCGCCGCCTGGTCAACGCTATGGTCGCCTATCCCGAAATGATCGGCGGCACCGAGGGACGCTTCGACACAGACCTGATGCGGGCGGCGCGCGGCAAGCTGATGGCCAAGGTCGGAGCCGAAGCCGTCTATTCGGTCAGCGTCCTGCCGTCGGAAAAATATCCGCGCGGGCTCGGCCTCGCCTTCAAGATGGAAGACGGCTCGTATCGCGGCCTCGGCCCTACGGTCGTCGAAACGCTCAGGCAGATCGGCGTGCTTGACGAGACCGAAACCATGCAGTTAACCACTTACCATCGCCCGGTGATTGAAAACCGGCGCGGCCTGCACGTCGGCGAAGTGCGGGCGATCTTCGATCTCAGGTTGAATCAACAATGA
- a CDS encoding aminotransferase class V-fold PLP-dependent enzyme, with amino-acid sequence MNDAIRALFPVTEKYVYLNHAAVSPLSTRVRDAMNQLIDDVTLNGSVNYAGWLEAYEQARASAARLVNARPLEIAFMRNTSDAISAVANGLAWRAGDNIVTNNVEFPANVYPWMRIAERHGVTIKKAAERDGRIDTDELLALVDERTRVVTMSWVQFASGLRADIQRIGRFCRERGVLFFIDVIQGLGGLRLDIERDHVDAFAADAHKYLLGPEGVAVMYISERVLEQVEPTVVGWTSVKHWEDYLDYRLDYREGALRFECGTLNTAGVYGIGAAIDLFLEVGPAAIEAHLLGLNDYLAEQLSGKGYHVVSSRRPGETSGIVCCTHPRYAPSQLYHHLLERHIVTAPRVGRLRLSPHFYNTRDDIDALIAALPE; translated from the coding sequence ATGAACGACGCGATCCGCGCTCTCTTTCCGGTAACTGAAAAATACGTCTATCTGAACCACGCCGCCGTCTCGCCCCTGTCAACGCGAGTGCGCGACGCAATGAATCAACTGATTGACGACGTGACGCTGAATGGCTCGGTGAATTACGCCGGCTGGTTGGAGGCGTATGAGCAGGCGCGGGCCTCGGCGGCGCGGCTGGTCAACGCTCGTCCGTTAGAGATCGCTTTTATGCGCAACACCTCTGACGCCATCTCGGCGGTCGCCAACGGGCTGGCGTGGCGGGCCGGCGACAACATCGTCACTAACAACGTCGAGTTCCCCGCGAACGTCTACCCGTGGATGCGCATCGCCGAGCGTCATGGCGTCACGATCAAGAAGGCCGCTGAGCGCGACGGGCGCATTGACACGGACGAGTTGCTGGCGCTCGTGGACGAGCGCACACGCGTCGTGACGATGAGCTGGGTGCAGTTTGCAAGCGGCTTACGCGCCGACATTCAACGTATCGGGCGCTTTTGCCGCGAGCGCGGCGTGCTCTTTTTCATAGACGTGATTCAAGGACTCGGCGGCTTGCGGCTCGACATCGAGCGCGATCACGTAGATGCGTTCGCGGCTGACGCTCACAAATATCTGCTCGGCCCCGAAGGCGTCGCGGTGATGTATATCTCTGAGCGCGTGCTGGAGCAGGTCGAGCCTACGGTGGTCGGCTGGACATCGGTGAAGCACTGGGAAGATTACCTCGATTACCGCCTGGATTACCGCGAAGGCGCGTTGCGCTTCGAGTGCGGCACGCTGAACACGGCGGGCGTCTATGGCATCGGCGCGGCCATTGATCTGTTCTTAGAAGTCGGCCCCGCTGCCATAGAAGCGCACCTGCTCGGCTTGAACGATTATCTGGCCGAGCAGTTGAGTGGCAAAGGTTACCACGTCGTCAGCTCGCGGCGTCCGGGCGAAACTTCGGGCATCGTCTGCTGCACGCACCCGCGCTACGCGCCGTCGCAGTTGTATCACCACCTGCTAGAGCGCCACATCGTCACGGCGCCGCGTGTCGGGCGGCTGCGCCTGTCGCCGCACTTTTACAACACCCGCGACGACATTGATGCGCTGATCGCGGCGCTGCCGGAATAA
- a CDS encoding amidohydrolase family protein encodes MRRWLLAVLLLTCSLSANVALAEGQAPQRRTVAVDHGAQDPAVSPDGAQLAVSILGKIWLLPIGGGDAQQLSEGFGWDTHPAWSPDGQFVAYAHQLPSGTDLIVRNLTTGNSTAIYHSESEIGQIAYHPKGGEVFFIVERSQYDAHLFRIAPGGEAKQLTHGENWHEWSFALSPDAREVFLDSGHYGGSDLYRIQLDSMQMTRLTRTPVHEHDVAWSRDGKSWAFIQTDNGVDRVMVQPSGSSAARAVYSSAYDQKQMTLLPDGQTAVLCAARKLYRLNLGSGAIAPIAFTARFVVPQQARADLVITNARLLDPGTGRALPSASVVIRDGRISEVHAGQEAAGLPAGVPVLDAAGKTLMPGLMDNHYHYWSAFDGGSLVARGVTEIRDPGVAISMSMNFKEAIALGLLEGPDIYTCGPLIDGLDGYHPYVDVELTRPEAAAPLVRALKAQGVDALKVYFMLDPEVLRAVVKEARREGLPVTGHIGVRTGWREAMDAGISGFSHIRLWRDMLPLERQPQGDNESLDASKNLIARMQANWSDIDPDGPATGEIIKLMLQHHVGFDPTLVIQRIPEADRRRYGIEQFAIVKDSYRRMARFVARAERMGVLLLAGTDNENLFDELDAYAAAGVPNLAILKAATVNGATWLGKQSDFGTIEAGKRANLILVDGDPLKDVKELRRISVVIKNGRIVFRK; translated from the coding sequence ATGAGAAGATGGCTTCTTGCCGTATTGCTGCTCACCTGTTCGCTTTCCGCGAATGTCGCTCTGGCAGAGGGTCAAGCGCCGCAGCGGCGCACGGTTGCGGTTGACCACGGCGCGCAAGACCCGGCGGTGTCGCCCGATGGCGCGCAACTGGCGGTTTCTATTCTCGGCAAAATCTGGCTGCTGCCCATCGGCGGCGGCGACGCCCAACAACTCAGCGAAGGCTTCGGCTGGGACACTCACCCCGCCTGGTCGCCTGATGGGCAGTTCGTCGCCTACGCTCACCAGTTGCCGAGCGGCACCGATTTGATTGTAAGGAATCTTACTACCGGCAACTCGACCGCCATTTATCACTCGGAGTCCGAGATCGGCCAGATCGCCTACCATCCAAAAGGCGGCGAAGTCTTCTTCATCGTCGAGCGCTCGCAATACGACGCGCACCTGTTCCGCATCGCGCCCGGCGGCGAAGCCAAGCAATTAACCCACGGCGAGAACTGGCACGAGTGGTCGTTCGCGCTCTCGCCCGACGCCCGCGAGGTCTTTCTCGATTCGGGCCATTATGGCGGCAGCGACCTTTATCGCATCCAGCTCGATTCGATGCAGATGACGCGGCTGACGCGCACGCCTGTGCATGAGCACGACGTCGCGTGGAGCCGCGACGGCAAATCGTGGGCCTTCATTCAGACAGACAACGGCGTTGACCGCGTGATGGTGCAGCCGTCAGGCAGCAGCGCCGCCCGCGCCGTCTATTCGAGCGCTTACGATCAGAAGCAGATGACGCTGCTGCCCGACGGTCAAACGGCGGTGCTGTGCGCGGCGAGAAAGCTCTATCGCTTGAACCTGGGGTCGGGAGCCATCGCGCCCATCGCTTTTACGGCGCGCTTCGTTGTGCCGCAACAGGCCCGCGCCGATCTGGTCATCACCAATGCGCGCCTGCTCGATCCGGGCACGGGCCGCGCTTTGCCGAGCGCCTCCGTCGTCATCCGCGACGGGCGCATCAGCGAAGTTCACGCCGGCCAGGAGGCCGCCGGCTTGCCCGCGGGCGTGCCGGTGCTGGACGCCGCGGGCAAGACCCTGATGCCCGGCCTGATGGACAACCACTATCACTATTGGAGCGCCTTTGACGGTGGCTCGCTGGTCGCGCGCGGCGTCACAGAGATACGCGATCCGGGCGTCGCCATCTCGATGAGCATGAACTTCAAGGAAGCCATCGCGCTTGGCCTGCTCGAAGGGCCGGACATCTACACCTGCGGGCCGTTGATTGATGGGCTGGATGGCTATCACCCTTATGTTGATGTTGAATTGACGCGCCCCGAAGCTGCCGCGCCGCTCGTCCGCGCCTTGAAAGCGCAGGGCGTGGACGCGCTCAAGGTCTACTTCATGCTCGACCCCGAAGTGCTGCGCGCCGTCGTCAAAGAGGCGCGGCGCGAGGGCCTGCCGGTGACCGGCCACATCGGCGTGCGCACGGGCTGGCGCGAGGCGATGGATGCAGGCATCAGCGGCTTTAGTCACATTCGCCTCTGGCGCGATATGCTGCCGCTTGAGCGCCAGCCGCAGGGCGACAACGAAAGCCTCGATGCCAGCAAGAACTTAATCGCCCGCATGCAAGCCAACTGGAGCGACATCGACCCGGACGGGCCGGCCACCGGCGAGATCATCAAGCTGATGCTCCAGCACCACGTCGGCTTCGACCCGACGCTGGTCATCCAGCGCATCCCGGAAGCCGACCGCCGCCGCTATGGCATCGAGCAGTTCGCCATCGTCAAAGACAGTTACCGGCGCATGGCGCGCTTCGTCGCCCGCGCCGAACGGATGGGCGTGCTGCTGCTGGCCGGCACCGATAACGAGAACCTTTTTGATGAGCTTGACGCCTACGCCGCCGCCGGTGTGCCGAACCTGGCAATCTTGAAAGCGGCAACCGTCAACGGCGCAACGTGGCTCGGCAAACAGAGCGACTTCGGCACGATTGAGGCGGGCAAGCGCGCCAATCTCATTCTTGTTGATGGCGACCCGCTGAAAGATGTGAAAGAGCTGCGCCGCATCAGCGTCGTCATCAAGAACGGCCGCATCGTCTTCAGAAAGTAA